The following are encoded in a window of Dysidea avara chromosome 4, odDysAvar1.4, whole genome shotgun sequence genomic DNA:
- the LOC136254405 gene encoding aflatoxin B1 aldehyde reductase member 2-like isoform X2, whose translation MPLVSLVSKANKGSHPEGLKYNGVIEQLEMSLQNLKVPSVDTFFLHWPDRSTPIEETLSAVQELYTKKKFKEFGVCNYVSWEVAEIYYICKNNGWVLPTVYEGMYNAVTRMVEGELLPCLRHFNIRFYAYNVLGGGILTGNYNFSEPPEKQRTGRFWGRQSVFEERYRDRYWRQSLFTGIEKVKKSLESVYGAGKVSLANAAVRWMVHHSQLDPKYGDGVITGGSSLKHINENLDAFDDGPLDPSIVEAFDEAWQLDKKNCVPYYID comes from the exons atgccactg GTTTCACTTGTCAGCAAAGCTAACAAAGGCTCTCATCCAGAAg GATTAAAATATAATGGTGTTATTGAGCAGTTAGAGATGTCTCTCCAAAATTTAAAAGTGCCATCAGTAGATACTTTCTTCCTTCATTGGCCAGATCGCAGTACTCCGATTGAAGAAACATTGTCTGCTGTGCAAGAACTATATACCA AAAAGAAATTCAAAGAGTTTGGCGTATGTAACTATGTATCTTGGGAAGTG GCTGAAATATATTACATTTGTAAGAACAATGGCTGGGTACTACCCACTGTTTATGAAGGAATGTACAATGCTGTTACAAG AATGGTAGAAGGAGAACTGTTACCATGTTTACGACACTTCAATATCAGGTTTTACGCCTACAATGTA CTGGGTGGAGGTATCTTGACAGGCAATTACAATTTTTCTGAGCCACCTGAAAAACAACGAACTGGTAGATTCTGGGGTAGACAAAGTGTCTTTGAAGAAAG GTATAGGGATCGATACTGGAGGCAGTCACTGTTTACTGGTATTGAGAAAGTCAAGAAATCATTGGAGAGTGTCTATGGTGCTGGCAAAGTGTCTCTAGCTAATGCAGCAGTGAGGTGGATGGTGCACCACTCCCAGCTGGATCCAAAGTATGGAG ATGGAGTTATCACTGGTGGCAGTTCACTGAAACACATCAATGAAAATTTAGATGCATTTGATGATGGTCCATTGGACCCAA GCATTGTAGAAGCCTTTGATGAAGCATGGCAGCTGGACAAAAAGAACTGTGTTCCATACTATATAGACTGA